From Saprospiraceae bacterium, one genomic window encodes:
- a CDS encoding cytidine deaminase codes for MESKTWCVEYKVYRQFSDLSLNDQELMVEALKASKKAYAPYSKFLVGAALKTNGQKIITGFNQENASYPCGICAERNAIHTFGIGNDSEIIQSMAIVTNSPGQEIPFPCGFCRQVMVETEIANKNPIRLLLGHPDFLIASFPSCQSILPFSFHSGLLI; via the coding sequence ATGGAAAGCAAAACATGGTGTGTAGAGTATAAAGTTTACCGACAATTTTCAGATCTGTCATTGAATGATCAGGAATTGATGGTAGAAGCCTTAAAAGCGAGCAAAAAAGCCTATGCACCTTATTCCAAATTTCTTGTAGGTGCCGCTTTGAAAACCAATGGCCAAAAAATAATCACTGGATTTAATCAGGAAAATGCATCCTACCCTTGTGGAATATGTGCTGAAAGAAATGCCATTCACACATTTGGCATTGGTAACGACTCAGAAATTATTCAAAGCATGGCCATTGTCACCAACAGTCCTGGTCAGGAAATTCCTTTTCCATGTGGATTTTGCAGACAAGTAATGGTTGAGACTGAAATTGCAAATAAAAACCCCATCCGATTATTACTTGGGCACCCGGACTTCCTTATTGCATCCTTCCCATCTTGCCAAAGCATCCTCCCCTTTTCATTTCACAGTGGGCTATTGATTTAG